The Campylobacter sp. CNRCH_2014_0184h genome has a segment encoding these proteins:
- a CDS encoding pyridoxamine 5'-phosphate oxidase family protein has translation MQLHDEINQFIQECKSIIISSLNLNNQTICSYTPIIKIKNDFYIYISEIAEHFEGVKYNNKNIEIMFIEDEKDCMSIFARKRLKFRIECIEITRDNQLFEQVLNTYENESNKEIIQVIKNMQDFHLFQLILKNGRYVKGFGKAYEINEGIINLINSKGHK, from the coding sequence ATGCAATTACATGATGAAATCAATCAATTTATACAAGAATGCAAAAGCATTATAATATCTTCTTTAAATTTAAATAATCAAACCATATGTTCATATACACCTATTATAAAAATTAAAAATGACTTTTATATTTATATTAGTGAAATTGCTGAACACTTTGAAGGAGTAAAATACAATAATAAAAACATAGAAATTATGTTTATAGAAGATGAAAAAGATTGCATGTCAATCTTTGCAAGAAAAAGACTTAAATTTAGAATAGAGTGTATAGAAATAACAAGAGATAATCAACTCTTTGAGCAAGTATTAAATACTTATGAAAATGAAAGCAATAAAGAAATAATCCAAGTCATTAAAAATATGCAAGATTTTCATTTATTTCAACTTATACTGAAAAACGGAAGATATGTTAAAGGTTTTGGAAAGGCATATGAAATTAATGAAGGAATAATTAATTTAATTAATTCAAAAGGACATAAATAA
- a CDS encoding hemolysin family protein: MDPSQSLDLNQTLPAVASIDVGYSTFMILVALALVLLNGFFVLSEFAIVKVRRSKLEEMVKEKKRNAKKALEVTSKLDTYLSACQLGITLSSLALGWIGEPAIAKILEVPLANLGLAPALIHTIAFVIAFAIITLLHVVLGELVPKSVAIAIADKAVLWVARPLHLFWLLFLPFIKTFDFLAAISLKVIGIKPAKEHELSHSEEEIKFIASESQKGGVLDEFETEIIRNAVDFSDTVAKEIMTPRKDMICLNKQKSYEENMQIVCQYKHTRFPYIDGSKDIILGMVHIRDIMQNELSKDKKNLDDFLIKMILVPENISISKVLFMMNKEQVHTALVVDEYGGTAGLLTMEDIMEEIVGDINDEHDDSSPHFKKLAENIYEFQGRYEISEVEEMLDIRFNEELEQVTIGGYVFNLLGRLPVVGDRIEDEFCYYEVKKMDGNSIERIKVVRKNTNEEE; this comes from the coding sequence TTGGACCCCAGTCAATCTTTAGACTTAAATCAAACATTACCCGCTGTTGCCTCAATTGATGTAGGCTATTCTACTTTTATGATTCTTGTTGCATTAGCTTTAGTGCTTTTAAATGGATTTTTTGTTTTATCTGAATTTGCTATTGTTAAAGTACGTAGATCAAAACTCGAAGAAATGGTAAAAGAAAAAAAACGTAATGCAAAAAAAGCTTTAGAAGTAACCTCAAAACTAGATACTTATTTAAGTGCATGCCAACTTGGTATTACGCTAAGCTCTCTTGCTCTTGGTTGGATAGGTGAACCTGCTATTGCTAAAATTCTTGAAGTTCCTTTGGCAAATTTAGGCTTAGCTCCAGCATTAATTCATACTATAGCATTTGTTATCGCTTTTGCTATTATCACATTATTGCATGTTGTATTAGGTGAATTAGTTCCAAAGAGCGTTGCTATCGCTATTGCAGATAAAGCTGTTTTATGGGTTGCAAGACCATTACATTTATTTTGGTTACTTTTCCTACCTTTCATCAAAACATTTGACTTTTTAGCTGCAATTTCTTTAAAAGTTATAGGTATTAAACCTGCTAAAGAACATGAATTAAGCCACTCTGAAGAAGAAATCAAATTTATTGCGAGTGAAAGCCAAAAAGGTGGAGTTTTGGATGAGTTTGAAACTGAAATCATACGTAATGCTGTTGATTTTTCAGATACAGTAGCAAAAGAAATCATGACACCTAGAAAAGATATGATATGTCTTAACAAACAAAAAAGCTATGAGGAAAATATGCAAATAGTTTGTCAATACAAACACACACGCTTTCCATATATAGACGGTTCTAAAGATATCATTTTGGGTATGGTGCATATTAGAGACATCATGCAAAATGAACTTAGCAAAGATAAGAAAAATTTGGATGATTTTTTAATCAAAATGATCTTAGTTCCAGAAAATATCAGCATATCCAAAGTCCTTTTCATGATGAATAAAGAACAAGTACACACAGCATTAGTAGTAGATGAATATGGTGGCACAGCCGGTCTTTTAACCATGGAAGATATTATGGAAGAAATCGTTGGAGATATTAATGATGAGCATGATGATTCTAGTCCACATTTTAAAAAACTTGCAGAAAACATTTATGAATTTCAAGGAAGATATGAAATTAGCGAAGTAGAAGAAATGCTTGATATACGCTTTAATGAAGAGCTAGAACAAGTCACTATAGGTGGATATGTTTTTAATCTCTTAGGACGCTTACCGGTTGTTGGAGATAGAATAGAAGATGAATTCTGCTACTACGAAGTCAAAAAGATGGATGGAAATAGTATAGAACGCATTAAAGTTGTACGCAAGAATACTAATGAAGAAGAGTAA